From the Daphnia magna isolate NIES linkage group LG3, ASM2063170v1.1, whole genome shotgun sequence genome, one window contains:
- the LOC116932790 gene encoding uncharacterized protein LOC116932790 isoform X2 — MESMPNVVLSRESLLFYQQYKMKAKLKTPELPTTKALQKRKAETEGEIKGVKSPQSAAASHNKLSINVLMNTPSHPLHIAAGELHCEPTGSKKKGSAKIKEKEFSLLQNVSKTEINETEKVCKKWDTRLRSKPDSKKQSADNIEEPVMTPECLGSRITNPSLQNPKRQRIASNVQSFATNMESVIGASAKNLSKNEKSNQTMEENLDGKTVFESPAKQLARKPTATIGTKTRGRKRSEKNLTISTNNCTELDKFSSIDGVKSAKSGRAKKKRGVPAGSDDGGTELSMSLPKRLMSTKQGLEINARALGPIMSGFNYESFSDKKADTHTTESEDDTCSSYTDIEEDVIFSKSGNTLKNRSRASSISPNIFETSKQKDKASESSLSPEFDQRQKLSKSLLGFVLPSPRKQLSLSDNSLAADRDLSTKKTDEQKNTKEKPLKSARNKSLLKNSSFFKSEASCISANASTLKEGINRKLVANAEFTLVTTHLLANGYSRSDFIKQGTGSTALKRKRSVGFTETYSPNIQLPSSLTASPYHKSPVDADKDLDVQEESPTQRSKMPYAEESVLELTNCRFTPSSISDLCTAVPMRTRHPTTFNLYMATSSYPVRARQLNSTEDFVVSWLYLQPTIIFPLHTSFRAMIMRLKGSVEFRSDPCVPSCTLLNSVAKLVELEAGRTFHITNTGKEVALIQMTEILR, encoded by the exons ATGGAAAGTATGCCGAATGTGGTGTTGTCACGCGAATCTTTATTGTTCTACCAACAGTATAAAATGAAAGCAAA ATTAAAGACTCCTGAACTTCCAACAACCAAAGCATTGCAAAAAAGGAAAGCTGAAACAGAAGGGGAAATCAAAGGTGTAAAATCTCCCCAATCTGCTGCTGCATCACACAATAAATTATCAATAAATGTACTGATGAACACCCCAAGCCACCCCTTACATATTGCTGCAGGGGAACTTCACTGTGAACCTACTGGATCCAAGAAGAAAG GAagtgcaaaaataaaagagaaagagttTTCCCTCCTTCAAAATGTTAGTAAAACTGAAATAAATGAGACCGAGAAAGTTTGCAAGAAATGGGATACCAGACTTAGATCAAAACCAGATTCAAAAAAACAGTCAGCAGACAACATAGAGGAACCGGTAATGACACCAGAATGTTTAGGTTCACGGATAACAAATCCATCACTGCAAAACCCTAAACGACAGAGAATTGCTTCAAATGTACAAAGCTTTGCTACAAACATGGAATCTGTCATTGGGGCTTCCGCCAAAAACTtgagcaaaaatgaaaaatcga ATCAAACCATGGAGGAGAATCTTGATGGAAAGACCGTATTTGAATCTCCTGCTAAACAACTGGCTAGGAAACCTACAGCGACCATAG GTACCAAAACACGTGGAAGGAAACGATCGGAAAAAAATTTGACGATTTCAACAAACAATTGCACCGAGCTAGATAAATTCTCGTCTATTGATG GTGTGAAATCTGCCAAAAGCGGccgagcaaaaaaaaaacgaggagtTCCAGCAGGTAGTGATGACGGTGGAACAGAACTATCAATGTCTTTACCTAAACGTCTAATGTCTACTAAGCAGGGTTTAG AGATAAACGCGAGGGCATTAGGGCCAATAATGTCAGGGTTTAACTATGAATCATTCTCAGACAAGAAGGCTGACACCCATACAACGG AAAGTGAAGATGACACTTGTTCCTCCTATACTGATATAGAAGAGGACGTAATTTTCTCTAAAAGTGGAAATACTCTCAAGAACAGAAGCCGGGCAAGTTCCATTTCCCCTAATATCTTCGAAACGTCAAAACAGAAAGATAAAGCTTCGGAGTCTTCGCTTTCCCCAGAATTTGATCAAAGGCAAAAATTGTCGAAATCCCTGCTAGGTTTTGTACTCCCCTCACCCAGGAAACAACTCTCCCTCTCCGACAACTCTTTAGCGGCTGATCGCGATCTGAGCACTAAAAAAACCGATGAGCAAAAAAATACTAAAGAAAAGCCATTGAAGTCGGCTCGGAACAAaagtttattgaaaaattCGTCCTTTTTCAAATCCGAGGCATCCTGTATTTCTGCAAATGCCAGCACACTCAAAGAAGGTATAAATAGGAAACTAGTAGCGAATGCAGAATTCACGCTTGTGACAACACATCTTTTAGCGAATGGTTATAGCCGTAGTGATTTCA TAAAACAAGGAACCGGAAGCACTGcgttaaagagaaaaagatctGTTGGTTTTACAGAGACGTATTCGCCAAATATACAACTCCCATCTTCCCTGACTGCATCGCCATACCATAAATCACCGGTAGACGCGGATAAGGATTTGGATG TACAGGAAGAAAGTCCAACTCAACGCTCCAAAATGCCCTATGCTGAAGAAAGTGTGCTTGAGTTGACCAACTGCAGGTTTACACCTAGTTCTATATCAGATCTATGCACCGCAGTTCCCATGCGTACCCGACATCCAACTACATTTAACCTTTACATGGCTACCAGTAGTTACCCTGTACGAGCACGACAACTTAACTCAACGGAAGATTTCGTGGTTTCGTGGCTTTACCTGCAGCCTACAATTATTTTCCCCCTGCATACTTCCTTCCGTGCCATG ATCATGCGTTTGAAGGGTAGTGTAGAGTTCAGAAGCGATCCTTGTGTTCCAAGTTGCACGTTGCTGAACTCAGTAGCCAAATTAGTGGAACTTGAGGCCGGTCGTACTTTTCACATTACCAATACAGGAAAAGAAGTTGCATTGATCCAGATGACTGAAATTTTGCGATAA
- the LOC116932790 gene encoding uncharacterized protein LOC116932790 isoform X3, protein MESMPNVVLSRESLLFYQQYKMKAKLKTPELPTTKALQKRKAETEGEIKGVKSPQSAAASHNKLSINVLMNTPSHPLHIAAGELHCEPTGSKKKGSAKIKEKEFSLLQNVSKTEINETEKVCKKWDTRLRSKPDSKKQSADNIEEPVMTPECLGSRITNPSLQNPKRQRIASNVQSFATNMESVIGASAKNLSKNEKSNQTMEENLDGKTVFESPAKQLARKPTATIGTKTRGRKRSEKNLTISTNNCTELDKFSSIDGVKSAKSGRAKKKRGVPAGSDDGGTELSMSLPKRLMSTKQGLEINARALGPIMSGFNYESFSDKKADTHTTEEDVIFSKSGNTLKNRSRASSISPNIFETSKQKDKASESSLSPEFDQRQKLSKSLLGFVLPSPRKQLSLSDNSLAADRDLSTKKTDEQKNTKEKPLKSARNKSLLKNSSFFKSEASCISANASTLKEGINRKLVANAEFTLVTTHLLANGYSRSDFIKQGTGSTALKRKRSVGFTETYSPNIQLPSSLTASPYHKSPVDADKDLDAVQEESPTQRSKMPYAEESVLELTNCRFTPSSISDLCTAVPMRTRHPTTFNLYMATSSYPVRARQLNSTEDFVVSWLYLQPTIIFPLHTSFRAMIMRLKGSVEFRSDPCVPSCTLLNSVAKLVELEAGRTFHITNTGKEVALIQMTEILR, encoded by the exons ATGGAAAGTATGCCGAATGTGGTGTTGTCACGCGAATCTTTATTGTTCTACCAACAGTATAAAATGAAAGCAAA ATTAAAGACTCCTGAACTTCCAACAACCAAAGCATTGCAAAAAAGGAAAGCTGAAACAGAAGGGGAAATCAAAGGTGTAAAATCTCCCCAATCTGCTGCTGCATCACACAATAAATTATCAATAAATGTACTGATGAACACCCCAAGCCACCCCTTACATATTGCTGCAGGGGAACTTCACTGTGAACCTACTGGATCCAAGAAGAAAG GAagtgcaaaaataaaagagaaagagttTTCCCTCCTTCAAAATGTTAGTAAAACTGAAATAAATGAGACCGAGAAAGTTTGCAAGAAATGGGATACCAGACTTAGATCAAAACCAGATTCAAAAAAACAGTCAGCAGACAACATAGAGGAACCGGTAATGACACCAGAATGTTTAGGTTCACGGATAACAAATCCATCACTGCAAAACCCTAAACGACAGAGAATTGCTTCAAATGTACAAAGCTTTGCTACAAACATGGAATCTGTCATTGGGGCTTCCGCCAAAAACTtgagcaaaaatgaaaaatcga ATCAAACCATGGAGGAGAATCTTGATGGAAAGACCGTATTTGAATCTCCTGCTAAACAACTGGCTAGGAAACCTACAGCGACCATAG GTACCAAAACACGTGGAAGGAAACGATCGGAAAAAAATTTGACGATTTCAACAAACAATTGCACCGAGCTAGATAAATTCTCGTCTATTGATG GTGTGAAATCTGCCAAAAGCGGccgagcaaaaaaaaaacgaggagtTCCAGCAGGTAGTGATGACGGTGGAACAGAACTATCAATGTCTTTACCTAAACGTCTAATGTCTACTAAGCAGGGTTTAG AGATAAACGCGAGGGCATTAGGGCCAATAATGTCAGGGTTTAACTATGAATCATTCTCAGACAAGAAGGCTGACACCCATACAACGG AAGAGGACGTAATTTTCTCTAAAAGTGGAAATACTCTCAAGAACAGAAGCCGGGCAAGTTCCATTTCCCCTAATATCTTCGAAACGTCAAAACAGAAAGATAAAGCTTCGGAGTCTTCGCTTTCCCCAGAATTTGATCAAAGGCAAAAATTGTCGAAATCCCTGCTAGGTTTTGTACTCCCCTCACCCAGGAAACAACTCTCCCTCTCCGACAACTCTTTAGCGGCTGATCGCGATCTGAGCACTAAAAAAACCGATGAGCAAAAAAATACTAAAGAAAAGCCATTGAAGTCGGCTCGGAACAAaagtttattgaaaaattCGTCCTTTTTCAAATCCGAGGCATCCTGTATTTCTGCAAATGCCAGCACACTCAAAGAAGGTATAAATAGGAAACTAGTAGCGAATGCAGAATTCACGCTTGTGACAACACATCTTTTAGCGAATGGTTATAGCCGTAGTGATTTCA TAAAACAAGGAACCGGAAGCACTGcgttaaagagaaaaagatctGTTGGTTTTACAGAGACGTATTCGCCAAATATACAACTCCCATCTTCCCTGACTGCATCGCCATACCATAAATCACCGGTAGACGCGGATAAGGATTTGGATG CAGTACAGGAAGAAAGTCCAACTCAACGCTCCAAAATGCCCTATGCTGAAGAAAGTGTGCTTGAGTTGACCAACTGCAGGTTTACACCTAGTTCTATATCAGATCTATGCACCGCAGTTCCCATGCGTACCCGACATCCAACTACATTTAACCTTTACATGGCTACCAGTAGTTACCCTGTACGAGCACGACAACTTAACTCAACGGAAGATTTCGTGGTTTCGTGGCTTTACCTGCAGCCTACAATTATTTTCCCCCTGCATACTTCCTTCCGTGCCATG ATCATGCGTTTGAAGGGTAGTGTAGAGTTCAGAAGCGATCCTTGTGTTCCAAGTTGCACGTTGCTGAACTCAGTAGCCAAATTAGTGGAACTTGAGGCCGGTCGTACTTTTCACATTACCAATACAGGAAAAGAAGTTGCATTGATCCAGATGACTGAAATTTTGCGATAA
- the LOC116932790 gene encoding uncharacterized protein LOC116932790 isoform X4, with product MESMPNVVLSRESLLFYQQYKMKAKLKTPELPTTKALQKRKAETEGEIKGVKSPQSAAASHNKLSINVLMNTPSHPLHIAAGELHCEPTGSKKKGSAKIKEKEFSLLQNVSKTEINETEKVCKKWDTRLRSKPDSKKQSADNIEEPVMTPECLGSRITNPSLQNPKRQRIASNVQSFATNMESVIGASAKNLSKNEKSNQTMEENLDGKTVFESPAKQLARKPTATIGTKTRGRKRSEKNLTISTNNCTELDKFSSIDGVKSAKSGRAKKKRGVPAGSDDGGTELSMSLPKRLMSTKQGLEINARALGPIMSGFNYESFSDKKADTHTTESEDDTCSSYTDIEEDVIFSKSGNTLKNRSRASSISPNIFETSKQKDKASESSLSPEFDQRQKLSKSLLGFVLPSPRKQLSLSDNSLAADRDLSTKKTDEQKNTKEKPLKSARNKSLLKNSSFFKSEASCISANASTLKEVKQGTGSTALKRKRSVGFTETYSPNIQLPSSLTASPYHKSPVDADKDLDAVQEESPTQRSKMPYAEESVLELTNCRFTPSSISDLCTAVPMRTRHPTTFNLYMATSSYPVRARQLNSTEDFVVSWLYLQPTIIFPLHTSFRAMIMRLKGSVEFRSDPCVPSCTLLNSVAKLVELEAGRTFHITNTGKEVALIQMTEILR from the exons ATGGAAAGTATGCCGAATGTGGTGTTGTCACGCGAATCTTTATTGTTCTACCAACAGTATAAAATGAAAGCAAA ATTAAAGACTCCTGAACTTCCAACAACCAAAGCATTGCAAAAAAGGAAAGCTGAAACAGAAGGGGAAATCAAAGGTGTAAAATCTCCCCAATCTGCTGCTGCATCACACAATAAATTATCAATAAATGTACTGATGAACACCCCAAGCCACCCCTTACATATTGCTGCAGGGGAACTTCACTGTGAACCTACTGGATCCAAGAAGAAAG GAagtgcaaaaataaaagagaaagagttTTCCCTCCTTCAAAATGTTAGTAAAACTGAAATAAATGAGACCGAGAAAGTTTGCAAGAAATGGGATACCAGACTTAGATCAAAACCAGATTCAAAAAAACAGTCAGCAGACAACATAGAGGAACCGGTAATGACACCAGAATGTTTAGGTTCACGGATAACAAATCCATCACTGCAAAACCCTAAACGACAGAGAATTGCTTCAAATGTACAAAGCTTTGCTACAAACATGGAATCTGTCATTGGGGCTTCCGCCAAAAACTtgagcaaaaatgaaaaatcga ATCAAACCATGGAGGAGAATCTTGATGGAAAGACCGTATTTGAATCTCCTGCTAAACAACTGGCTAGGAAACCTACAGCGACCATAG GTACCAAAACACGTGGAAGGAAACGATCGGAAAAAAATTTGACGATTTCAACAAACAATTGCACCGAGCTAGATAAATTCTCGTCTATTGATG GTGTGAAATCTGCCAAAAGCGGccgagcaaaaaaaaaacgaggagtTCCAGCAGGTAGTGATGACGGTGGAACAGAACTATCAATGTCTTTACCTAAACGTCTAATGTCTACTAAGCAGGGTTTAG AGATAAACGCGAGGGCATTAGGGCCAATAATGTCAGGGTTTAACTATGAATCATTCTCAGACAAGAAGGCTGACACCCATACAACGG AAAGTGAAGATGACACTTGTTCCTCCTATACTGATATAGAAGAGGACGTAATTTTCTCTAAAAGTGGAAATACTCTCAAGAACAGAAGCCGGGCAAGTTCCATTTCCCCTAATATCTTCGAAACGTCAAAACAGAAAGATAAAGCTTCGGAGTCTTCGCTTTCCCCAGAATTTGATCAAAGGCAAAAATTGTCGAAATCCCTGCTAGGTTTTGTACTCCCCTCACCCAGGAAACAACTCTCCCTCTCCGACAACTCTTTAGCGGCTGATCGCGATCTGAGCACTAAAAAAACCGATGAGCAAAAAAATACTAAAGAAAAGCCATTGAAGTCGGCTCGGAACAAaagtttattgaaaaattCGTCCTTTTTCAAATCCGAGGCATCCTGTATTTCTGCAAATGCCAGCACACTCAAAGAAG TAAAACAAGGAACCGGAAGCACTGcgttaaagagaaaaagatctGTTGGTTTTACAGAGACGTATTCGCCAAATATACAACTCCCATCTTCCCTGACTGCATCGCCATACCATAAATCACCGGTAGACGCGGATAAGGATTTGGATG CAGTACAGGAAGAAAGTCCAACTCAACGCTCCAAAATGCCCTATGCTGAAGAAAGTGTGCTTGAGTTGACCAACTGCAGGTTTACACCTAGTTCTATATCAGATCTATGCACCGCAGTTCCCATGCGTACCCGACATCCAACTACATTTAACCTTTACATGGCTACCAGTAGTTACCCTGTACGAGCACGACAACTTAACTCAACGGAAGATTTCGTGGTTTCGTGGCTTTACCTGCAGCCTACAATTATTTTCCCCCTGCATACTTCCTTCCGTGCCATG ATCATGCGTTTGAAGGGTAGTGTAGAGTTCAGAAGCGATCCTTGTGTTCCAAGTTGCACGTTGCTGAACTCAGTAGCCAAATTAGTGGAACTTGAGGCCGGTCGTACTTTTCACATTACCAATACAGGAAAAGAAGTTGCATTGATCCAGATGACTGAAATTTTGCGATAA
- the LOC116932790 gene encoding uncharacterized protein LOC116932790 isoform X5: protein MESMPNVVLSRESLLFYQQYKMKAKLKTPELPTTKALQKRKAETEGEIKGVKSPQSAAASHNKLSINVLMNTPSHPLHIAAGELHCEPTGSKKKGSAKIKEKEFSLLQNVSKTEINETEKVCKKWDTRLRSKPDSKKQSADNIEEPVMTPECLGSRITNPSLQNPKRQRIASNVQSFATNMESVIGASAKNLSKNEKSNQTMEENLDGKTVFESPAKQLARKPTATIGTKTRGRKRSEKNLTISTNNCTELDKFSSIDGVKSAKSGRAKKKRGVPAGSDDGGTELSMSLPKRLMSTKQGLEINARALGPIMSGFNYESFSDKKADTHTTVKQGTGSTALKRKRSVGFTETYSPNIQLPSSLTASPYHKSPVDADKDLDAVQEESPTQRSKMPYAEESVLELTNCRFTPSSISDLCTAVPMRTRHPTTFNLYMATSSYPVRARQLNSTEDFVVSWLYLQPTIIFPLHTSFRAMIMRLKGSVEFRSDPCVPSCTLLNSVAKLVELEAGRTFHITNTGKEVALIQMTEILR, encoded by the exons ATGGAAAGTATGCCGAATGTGGTGTTGTCACGCGAATCTTTATTGTTCTACCAACAGTATAAAATGAAAGCAAA ATTAAAGACTCCTGAACTTCCAACAACCAAAGCATTGCAAAAAAGGAAAGCTGAAACAGAAGGGGAAATCAAAGGTGTAAAATCTCCCCAATCTGCTGCTGCATCACACAATAAATTATCAATAAATGTACTGATGAACACCCCAAGCCACCCCTTACATATTGCTGCAGGGGAACTTCACTGTGAACCTACTGGATCCAAGAAGAAAG GAagtgcaaaaataaaagagaaagagttTTCCCTCCTTCAAAATGTTAGTAAAACTGAAATAAATGAGACCGAGAAAGTTTGCAAGAAATGGGATACCAGACTTAGATCAAAACCAGATTCAAAAAAACAGTCAGCAGACAACATAGAGGAACCGGTAATGACACCAGAATGTTTAGGTTCACGGATAACAAATCCATCACTGCAAAACCCTAAACGACAGAGAATTGCTTCAAATGTACAAAGCTTTGCTACAAACATGGAATCTGTCATTGGGGCTTCCGCCAAAAACTtgagcaaaaatgaaaaatcga ATCAAACCATGGAGGAGAATCTTGATGGAAAGACCGTATTTGAATCTCCTGCTAAACAACTGGCTAGGAAACCTACAGCGACCATAG GTACCAAAACACGTGGAAGGAAACGATCGGAAAAAAATTTGACGATTTCAACAAACAATTGCACCGAGCTAGATAAATTCTCGTCTATTGATG GTGTGAAATCTGCCAAAAGCGGccgagcaaaaaaaaaacgaggagtTCCAGCAGGTAGTGATGACGGTGGAACAGAACTATCAATGTCTTTACCTAAACGTCTAATGTCTACTAAGCAGGGTTTAG AGATAAACGCGAGGGCATTAGGGCCAATAATGTCAGGGTTTAACTATGAATCATTCTCAGACAAGAAGGCTGACACCCATACAACGG TAAAACAAGGAACCGGAAGCACTGcgttaaagagaaaaagatctGTTGGTTTTACAGAGACGTATTCGCCAAATATACAACTCCCATCTTCCCTGACTGCATCGCCATACCATAAATCACCGGTAGACGCGGATAAGGATTTGGATG CAGTACAGGAAGAAAGTCCAACTCAACGCTCCAAAATGCCCTATGCTGAAGAAAGTGTGCTTGAGTTGACCAACTGCAGGTTTACACCTAGTTCTATATCAGATCTATGCACCGCAGTTCCCATGCGTACCCGACATCCAACTACATTTAACCTTTACATGGCTACCAGTAGTTACCCTGTACGAGCACGACAACTTAACTCAACGGAAGATTTCGTGGTTTCGTGGCTTTACCTGCAGCCTACAATTATTTTCCCCCTGCATACTTCCTTCCGTGCCATG ATCATGCGTTTGAAGGGTAGTGTAGAGTTCAGAAGCGATCCTTGTGTTCCAAGTTGCACGTTGCTGAACTCAGTAGCCAAATTAGTGGAACTTGAGGCCGGTCGTACTTTTCACATTACCAATACAGGAAAAGAAGTTGCATTGATCCAGATGACTGAAATTTTGCGATAA
- the LOC116932790 gene encoding uncharacterized protein LOC116932790 isoform X1, with protein MESMPNVVLSRESLLFYQQYKMKAKLKTPELPTTKALQKRKAETEGEIKGVKSPQSAAASHNKLSINVLMNTPSHPLHIAAGELHCEPTGSKKKGSAKIKEKEFSLLQNVSKTEINETEKVCKKWDTRLRSKPDSKKQSADNIEEPVMTPECLGSRITNPSLQNPKRQRIASNVQSFATNMESVIGASAKNLSKNEKSNQTMEENLDGKTVFESPAKQLARKPTATIGTKTRGRKRSEKNLTISTNNCTELDKFSSIDGVKSAKSGRAKKKRGVPAGSDDGGTELSMSLPKRLMSTKQGLEINARALGPIMSGFNYESFSDKKADTHTTESEDDTCSSYTDIEEDVIFSKSGNTLKNRSRASSISPNIFETSKQKDKASESSLSPEFDQRQKLSKSLLGFVLPSPRKQLSLSDNSLAADRDLSTKKTDEQKNTKEKPLKSARNKSLLKNSSFFKSEASCISANASTLKEGINRKLVANAEFTLVTTHLLANGYSRSDFIKQGTGSTALKRKRSVGFTETYSPNIQLPSSLTASPYHKSPVDADKDLDAVQEESPTQRSKMPYAEESVLELTNCRFTPSSISDLCTAVPMRTRHPTTFNLYMATSSYPVRARQLNSTEDFVVSWLYLQPTIIFPLHTSFRAMIMRLKGSVEFRSDPCVPSCTLLNSVAKLVELEAGRTFHITNTGKEVALIQMTEILR; from the exons ATGGAAAGTATGCCGAATGTGGTGTTGTCACGCGAATCTTTATTGTTCTACCAACAGTATAAAATGAAAGCAAA ATTAAAGACTCCTGAACTTCCAACAACCAAAGCATTGCAAAAAAGGAAAGCTGAAACAGAAGGGGAAATCAAAGGTGTAAAATCTCCCCAATCTGCTGCTGCATCACACAATAAATTATCAATAAATGTACTGATGAACACCCCAAGCCACCCCTTACATATTGCTGCAGGGGAACTTCACTGTGAACCTACTGGATCCAAGAAGAAAG GAagtgcaaaaataaaagagaaagagttTTCCCTCCTTCAAAATGTTAGTAAAACTGAAATAAATGAGACCGAGAAAGTTTGCAAGAAATGGGATACCAGACTTAGATCAAAACCAGATTCAAAAAAACAGTCAGCAGACAACATAGAGGAACCGGTAATGACACCAGAATGTTTAGGTTCACGGATAACAAATCCATCACTGCAAAACCCTAAACGACAGAGAATTGCTTCAAATGTACAAAGCTTTGCTACAAACATGGAATCTGTCATTGGGGCTTCCGCCAAAAACTtgagcaaaaatgaaaaatcga ATCAAACCATGGAGGAGAATCTTGATGGAAAGACCGTATTTGAATCTCCTGCTAAACAACTGGCTAGGAAACCTACAGCGACCATAG GTACCAAAACACGTGGAAGGAAACGATCGGAAAAAAATTTGACGATTTCAACAAACAATTGCACCGAGCTAGATAAATTCTCGTCTATTGATG GTGTGAAATCTGCCAAAAGCGGccgagcaaaaaaaaaacgaggagtTCCAGCAGGTAGTGATGACGGTGGAACAGAACTATCAATGTCTTTACCTAAACGTCTAATGTCTACTAAGCAGGGTTTAG AGATAAACGCGAGGGCATTAGGGCCAATAATGTCAGGGTTTAACTATGAATCATTCTCAGACAAGAAGGCTGACACCCATACAACGG AAAGTGAAGATGACACTTGTTCCTCCTATACTGATATAGAAGAGGACGTAATTTTCTCTAAAAGTGGAAATACTCTCAAGAACAGAAGCCGGGCAAGTTCCATTTCCCCTAATATCTTCGAAACGTCAAAACAGAAAGATAAAGCTTCGGAGTCTTCGCTTTCCCCAGAATTTGATCAAAGGCAAAAATTGTCGAAATCCCTGCTAGGTTTTGTACTCCCCTCACCCAGGAAACAACTCTCCCTCTCCGACAACTCTTTAGCGGCTGATCGCGATCTGAGCACTAAAAAAACCGATGAGCAAAAAAATACTAAAGAAAAGCCATTGAAGTCGGCTCGGAACAAaagtttattgaaaaattCGTCCTTTTTCAAATCCGAGGCATCCTGTATTTCTGCAAATGCCAGCACACTCAAAGAAGGTATAAATAGGAAACTAGTAGCGAATGCAGAATTCACGCTTGTGACAACACATCTTTTAGCGAATGGTTATAGCCGTAGTGATTTCA TAAAACAAGGAACCGGAAGCACTGcgttaaagagaaaaagatctGTTGGTTTTACAGAGACGTATTCGCCAAATATACAACTCCCATCTTCCCTGACTGCATCGCCATACCATAAATCACCGGTAGACGCGGATAAGGATTTGGATG CAGTACAGGAAGAAAGTCCAACTCAACGCTCCAAAATGCCCTATGCTGAAGAAAGTGTGCTTGAGTTGACCAACTGCAGGTTTACACCTAGTTCTATATCAGATCTATGCACCGCAGTTCCCATGCGTACCCGACATCCAACTACATTTAACCTTTACATGGCTACCAGTAGTTACCCTGTACGAGCACGACAACTTAACTCAACGGAAGATTTCGTGGTTTCGTGGCTTTACCTGCAGCCTACAATTATTTTCCCCCTGCATACTTCCTTCCGTGCCATG ATCATGCGTTTGAAGGGTAGTGTAGAGTTCAGAAGCGATCCTTGTGTTCCAAGTTGCACGTTGCTGAACTCAGTAGCCAAATTAGTGGAACTTGAGGCCGGTCGTACTTTTCACATTACCAATACAGGAAAAGAAGTTGCATTGATCCAGATGACTGAAATTTTGCGATAA